In Achromobacter spanius, the following proteins share a genomic window:
- a CDS encoding TonB-dependent siderophore receptor, which yields MPAAALAACLGATAHAQTTTAPTAGPTTVLPAVQVTGTAETATSPVTGYVAKRSATGTKTDTPLSETPQAITVIPRDQIVDQGAQNVQDAMNYAAGVRPNAYGVDNRADYVRIRGTEPAQYLDGLRQFFNSNNPRTEVYGLERVEVLRGPSSMLYGQGSTGGIVNLVSKRPQAEAQREIGVVLGNDNRREIHTDLTGPVTEDGQWLYRVVAVGRDSDTQVQYAPDDRLMLAPSLTWQPSAATSLTLQALWQKDKAGTTQSFLPWGGSVQENPNGRIPTRRFVSEPGWDAYDTEQFSVGWLFEHQFNDTWKFRQNFRNTVSRVDYQSLYPNVYGARRGDSYIDADQTTTDRYFYVNKPRMRTLLADQNIEGKLNWGRTEHTVILGMDYSHYRETSQTASGLGAPLNLYHPVYGNRPEYELSDTPKQKQQQLGFYAQDQIKFDQNWIFLAGIRRDRADNRIDGQDKETDYATTKRFGLMYAADNGWSPYLSYSESFTPIAGSNFYNERYKPMRGKQVEAGIKYMPRDADMEFTAAAYDLREKNRQTNDPENPNNQLQAGKTRTRGVELELRGRVTKNVDVIANYIYTDVDPQLEGLPKHMASLWSKYRFALAGQPGFAVGAGVRYLTAFRDGGAPETPAVTLFDAMVSYDNGPWRYALNVNNIADRTYEVVCLDRGDCFYGARRTVMLSGAYRF from the coding sequence TTGCCCGCCGCCGCGCTCGCCGCCTGCCTGGGCGCCACCGCCCACGCCCAAACCACCACCGCCCCCACCGCCGGCCCCACCACCGTACTGCCCGCCGTGCAAGTGACGGGCACGGCCGAAACCGCCACCAGCCCGGTGACCGGCTACGTGGCCAAGCGCAGCGCTACCGGCACCAAGACCGATACCCCCCTGTCTGAAACGCCGCAGGCCATCACCGTAATCCCGCGCGATCAGATCGTCGACCAGGGCGCCCAGAACGTGCAGGACGCCATGAACTACGCGGCCGGGGTGCGGCCCAATGCGTACGGCGTGGACAACCGCGCCGACTATGTCCGGATTCGCGGCACGGAGCCGGCGCAATACCTGGACGGCCTGCGCCAGTTCTTCAATTCAAACAACCCGCGCACCGAGGTCTATGGCCTGGAGCGCGTGGAGGTGCTGCGCGGCCCCTCGTCCATGCTGTACGGACAGGGCAGCACGGGCGGCATCGTCAACCTGGTCAGCAAGCGTCCGCAAGCCGAAGCGCAACGCGAGATCGGCGTGGTGCTGGGCAATGACAACCGCCGCGAGATCCATACGGACCTGACCGGCCCGGTGACGGAAGACGGCCAATGGCTGTACCGCGTGGTGGCCGTAGGCCGCGACAGCGACACTCAGGTGCAGTACGCGCCGGACGACCGCCTGATGCTGGCCCCGTCGCTCACATGGCAGCCCAGCGCCGCCACGTCGTTGACCTTGCAGGCGCTGTGGCAGAAGGACAAGGCTGGCACCACGCAGTCATTCCTGCCCTGGGGCGGGTCGGTACAAGAGAACCCGAACGGCCGCATCCCCACCCGCCGCTTCGTCAGCGAGCCGGGATGGGACGCCTACGACACCGAGCAATTCAGCGTGGGCTGGCTGTTTGAACACCAGTTCAACGACACCTGGAAATTCCGCCAGAACTTCCGCAACACGGTCAGCCGCGTCGACTACCAATCGCTGTACCCGAACGTGTACGGCGCGCGCCGGGGCGATTCCTACATCGACGCCGACCAGACCACCACCGACCGCTACTTCTACGTCAACAAGCCGCGCATGCGCACGCTGCTGGCCGACCAGAACATCGAGGGCAAGCTCAACTGGGGCCGCACCGAGCACACCGTCATCCTGGGCATGGACTATTCGCACTACCGCGAAACCAGCCAGACGGCCTCTGGCCTGGGCGCGCCGCTGAACCTGTACCACCCCGTCTACGGCAACCGGCCCGAATATGAACTGTCGGACACGCCCAAGCAAAAGCAGCAGCAACTGGGCTTCTACGCGCAAGACCAGATCAAGTTCGACCAGAACTGGATCTTCCTGGCGGGCATCCGCCGCGACCGCGCCGACAACCGCATCGACGGCCAGGACAAGGAAACCGACTACGCCACCACCAAGCGCTTCGGTCTGATGTACGCGGCCGACAACGGCTGGTCGCCGTACCTGAGCTACAGCGAATCGTTCACGCCGATTGCCGGGTCGAACTTCTACAACGAACGCTACAAGCCCATGCGCGGCAAACAGGTCGAGGCCGGCATCAAGTACATGCCCCGCGACGCCGACATGGAGTTCACCGCCGCCGCCTACGACCTGCGCGAAAAGAACCGCCAGACCAACGACCCCGAGAACCCCAACAACCAGCTCCAGGCCGGCAAGACGCGCACGCGCGGCGTTGAATTGGAATTGCGTGGCCGCGTCACCAAGAACGTGGACGTGATCGCCAACTACATCTACACCGATGTCGACCCGCAACTGGAAGGTTTGCCCAAGCACATGGCGTCGTTATGGAGCAAGTACCGCTTTGCGCTGGCCGGCCAGCCCGGCTTCGCGGTGGGCGCGGGCGTGCGCTACCTGACGGCCTTCCGCGACGGCGGCGCGCCTGAAACGCCCGCCGTCACGCTGTTCGACGCCATGGTCAGCTACGACAATGGCCCGTGGCGTTATGCCTTGAACGTCAACAACATCGCCGACCGCACCTATGAAGTGGTCTGCCTGGACCGTGGCGACTGCTTCTACGGCGCGCGCCGCACGGTCATGCTGAGCGGGGCGTACCGCTTCTGA
- a CDS encoding 2-keto-3-deoxygluconate permease: MQKIPGGLMLVPLILGSLIGTFAPDALAIGGFTTALFKNSALPLIALLIFATGTQVNARTGGPILATAGTLLLMKTLVPATLIIILGSYVGLDGVMGVSILALLAAFDNSNGGLWLAYTGQYGDARDRGAYVASAVNDGPFFSLLFLGASGLADIPMIALVAALVPFLLGVVVGNLDPKWRDVLKPVPNIVIPFFAFALGTGINLGAVVSGGMSGLILGLIISPITGGLVYLGYRMILRRGGKSGLGFAAGTTAGNAIATPAVVAAADPNFQQYVSTATAQVAACVLISSILAPMLASYFLKRAGELKSEDADADSSAAPTLASARGEAL; the protein is encoded by the coding sequence ATGCAGAAAATCCCTGGTGGATTGATGCTCGTGCCGCTGATCCTGGGTTCCCTGATCGGCACCTTCGCCCCTGATGCGCTCGCCATCGGCGGCTTTACCACCGCTCTCTTCAAGAACAGCGCCCTGCCGCTGATCGCCCTGCTGATCTTCGCGACCGGCACGCAAGTCAACGCCCGCACCGGCGGCCCCATCCTGGCGACCGCCGGCACCCTGCTGCTGATGAAGACGCTGGTGCCCGCCACGCTGATCATCATCCTGGGCAGCTATGTGGGCCTGGACGGCGTGATGGGCGTGTCGATCCTGGCCTTGCTGGCCGCGTTCGACAACAGCAACGGCGGCCTGTGGCTGGCTTACACCGGCCAATACGGTGATGCCCGCGACCGCGGCGCCTACGTCGCCAGCGCGGTCAACGACGGCCCCTTCTTCAGCCTGCTGTTCCTGGGCGCCTCGGGCCTGGCCGATATTCCGATGATTGCCCTGGTGGCGGCGCTGGTGCCGTTCCTGCTGGGCGTGGTGGTCGGCAACCTGGACCCGAAGTGGCGCGACGTGCTCAAGCCCGTGCCCAACATCGTGATCCCGTTCTTCGCCTTTGCGCTGGGCACCGGCATCAACCTGGGCGCGGTCGTCAGCGGCGGCATGAGCGGCCTGATCCTGGGCCTGATCATCAGCCCCATCACCGGCGGCCTGGTCTACCTGGGCTATCGCATGATTCTGCGCCGTGGTGGCAAGAGCGGCCTGGGCTTCGCGGCCGGCACGACCGCCGGCAACGCCATCGCCACGCCCGCCGTGGTCGCGGCGGCCGACCCCAACTTCCAGCAATACGTGTCGACCGCCACCGCGCAGGTTGCCGCCTGCGTGCTGATCAGCTCGATCCTGGCGCCGATGCTGGCCTCGTACTTCCTCAAGCGTGCCGGTGAACTCAAGTCCGAAGACG